A genomic window from Pseudomonadales bacterium includes:
- a CDS encoding ATP-binding protein has protein sequence MPDSSISFFSGSLLARTNLTLTVSSLLIAVVAIVALNKFVIDPIARQSANDEAALLVLSIQTWVELPPAARPYFELELAQNHDLIVSAQPRQLQPATLEQPYLSLLEESLSERLGEPVHLMEGDELVWVDIDMGGHDLQIGFSPGRRDIQPLYVGIIIFGLGAAIVFVTSLIIVQRITRPLVQAAERVESFRGGENFEPLPESGPRELVSLARNFNTMAREISALLSNRTTLLAGISHDLRTPLTRMRLALELLPEEVDPKLVQRFERNLGAMDTLIGDALKFARGTGEPPRLVCLEPFIRDLADGFEPPIPVEFERVDTAPRSLAPGALERVLQNLISNARHYGCNVRVRVDGTEIHVLDDGPGIPDEYKERVFQPFFRIEDSRNQATGGSGLGLAIVQQLCQAHGWRVRIADRRGGGTDVVVSLGGAMSGEASRSDGLRS, from the coding sequence ATGCCTGACTCCTCGATCTCTTTCTTTTCCGGATCGCTGCTGGCTCGCACGAATCTCACCCTGACTGTGAGTTCTCTGCTGATTGCCGTGGTGGCGATCGTAGCCCTCAACAAATTCGTGATTGATCCCATCGCCCGGCAATCGGCGAACGATGAGGCCGCACTGCTGGTGCTGTCCATTCAGACCTGGGTCGAGCTGCCACCGGCTGCGCGACCCTATTTCGAACTGGAACTTGCCCAGAACCACGATCTGATCGTCAGCGCCCAGCCCAGGCAGCTCCAGCCCGCAACACTCGAACAGCCTTATCTGAGTCTGCTCGAGGAAAGCCTGAGTGAGCGGCTCGGCGAACCGGTACATCTGATGGAAGGGGATGAACTGGTCTGGGTGGACATCGATATGGGCGGACACGATCTGCAGATCGGATTCTCACCCGGACGACGCGACATCCAGCCACTCTATGTGGGCATCATCATTTTCGGCCTGGGTGCGGCCATCGTATTCGTCACTTCGCTGATCATCGTGCAGCGTATTACCCGGCCACTGGTGCAGGCAGCGGAGCGGGTGGAATCCTTCAGAGGCGGTGAAAACTTCGAGCCACTACCCGAAAGCGGGCCGCGCGAACTGGTATCGCTTGCGCGCAATTTCAATACCATGGCGCGGGAGATATCGGCACTGCTGTCCAATCGCACTACGCTGCTGGCCGGTATCTCCCACGATCTGCGGACACCTCTGACCCGAATGCGGCTGGCTTTGGAACTGCTGCCGGAAGAGGTTGACCCGAAACTCGTGCAGCGATTCGAACGCAATCTGGGTGCCATGGACACGCTGATCGGAGATGCACTGAAGTTTGCGCGGGGCACTGGTGAACCACCCCGGCTCGTCTGTCTGGAGCCATTCATCCGGGACCTGGCTGATGGATTCGAGCCTCCGATACCCGTGGAGTTTGAACGCGTCGACACCGCGCCGCGGTCACTGGCGCCCGGCGCCCTGGAGCGGGTGCTGCAGAACCTGATCAGCAACGCCCGACACTACGGCTGCAACGTGCGTGTGCGCGTGGACGGTACAGAAATTCACGTACTCGATGATGGTCCCGGGATCCCGGATGAGTACAAGGAGCGGGTTTTCCAACCGTTCTTCCGGATTGAAGACTCCCGCAACCAGGCAACCGGTGGCAGCGGCCTGGGTCTTGCCATAGTCCAGCAGCTCTGTCAGGCCCATGGCTGGCGGGTGCGGATCGCAGATCGCAGGGGTGGTGGCACAGATGTGGTGGTCTCTCTGGGTGGGGCGATGTCAGGGGAAGCGAGTCGATCCGATGGGCTTCGCAGCTGA
- a CDS encoding alpha/beta hydrolase — protein sequence MEGPTSHSYFSQRLRLHYVDWGNEDAPTLLLVHGGRDHCRNWDWVAQALRKDYHIIAPDLRGHGDSQWMLGGNYNQIDYVYDIAQLLHQTGKTPATIISHSLGGSISLTYSGLFPENVVKLVAIEGMGPPPEMIKERINVPIENRLLHWVNDLRKSSGRMPRRYASLEEAYERMQTENPHLTEAQARHLTIHGSNQNEDGTYSWKFDNYVRVFSPVGLPFKEQHELWGRITCPTLLIRGTESWASDPEKDGRAAHFQNARVANIAKAGHWVHHDQLDEFLTLVRAFLAE from the coding sequence ATGGAAGGTCCAACATCCCACTCCTATTTCTCCCAGCGACTGCGGCTGCATTATGTCGACTGGGGTAACGAGGACGCGCCTACCCTGCTGCTGGTGCACGGCGGTCGCGACCACTGCCGCAACTGGGACTGGGTGGCTCAGGCGCTGCGCAAGGACTACCACATCATCGCGCCGGATCTGCGCGGTCACGGTGATTCCCAGTGGATGCTGGGTGGCAACTACAACCAGATCGACTACGTCTACGATATCGCCCAGCTGCTGCATCAGACCGGCAAGACACCGGCGACCATCATCAGCCACTCGCTGGGTGGCTCCATCTCCCTGACCTACTCGGGACTGTTCCCGGAAAATGTCGTGAAACTGGTGGCCATCGAAGGCATGGGGCCTCCGCCCGAAATGATCAAAGAGCGGATCAATGTGCCGATCGAAAACCGCCTGCTGCACTGGGTGAACGATCTGCGCAAGTCCTCGGGGCGGATGCCGCGCCGCTATGCAAGCCTCGAAGAGGCCTACGAGCGGATGCAGACCGAAAACCCGCATCTCACCGAGGCCCAGGCGCGTCACCTCACCATCCACGGCAGCAACCAGAACGAAGACGGCACCTACAGCTGGAAATTCGACAACTACGTGCGCGTGTTCTCCCCGGTCGGCCTGCCTTTCAAAGAGCAGCACGAACTCTGGGGGCGTATCACCTGCCCCACTCTGCTGATTCGAGGCACGGAGTCCTGGGCTTCCGACCCGGAAAAGGACGGACGTGCCGCGCACTTTCAGAATGCACGGGTAGCGAACATCGCGAAGGCCGGCCACTGGGTCCACCACGATCAGCTCGACGAGTTCCTTACCCTCGTGCGGGCATTTCTCGCCGAGTAG
- a CDS encoding amidohydrolase: protein MSRKFLNLIWLLLVAACAPETETAQSAATNSAAGVTAEGASHVFLGSHIITMTDQKPQPTALAVTGEEIVWMGDRAKADAWIGTGTQVHELGERALLPGFIDAHGHLTYLAATLGWANLASPPVGPVTDIASLQTTLRAHLAATAAAPGAWVIGQGYDDSLMAEQRHPTRQELDAVSNQHPIALLHVSGHLLAANSAALAAAGINAETPNPPGGHIRREAGSETPNGVLEETATYPLRAVLMQPSADPLADLRHALSIYASHGITTAQDGAISPPAVELLETAANLGQLSLDVVVYPVAQNLESADAMAYLFGPYRNRLRYGGVKLVLDGSPQGKTAYLSRPYAVPPHGQNADYHGYPTFPAATVNVMVASLMERDIPVLAHANGDAAAQQLIDAVAAAPGRAGRDHRTVMIHAQTVRDDQLDQMLELGMMPSFFSAHTFYWGDWHRDSVLGVERASRISPTRSSIERGLPFTVHNDAPIVPPDMIRLLWATTNRITRSGQVLGADQRLSIHEALAAVTRDAAYQYFEEDRKGTLAVGKLADLVIVSADPLAMATEDLLDLEISETWSHGTRVFAGVSAGQAP from the coding sequence ATGAGCAGAAAATTTCTTAACCTGATCTGGCTGCTGCTGGTGGCCGCCTGCGCGCCTGAGACAGAGACCGCTCAGTCTGCAGCAACGAACTCCGCAGCCGGGGTGACTGCTGAGGGTGCCAGCCATGTATTTCTGGGCAGCCACATCATCACCATGACCGACCAGAAGCCTCAGCCCACCGCCCTGGCGGTGACCGGCGAGGAGATCGTCTGGATGGGTGACCGGGCGAAGGCCGACGCGTGGATCGGGACCGGCACCCAGGTGCATGAACTCGGAGAGCGCGCCCTGCTGCCGGGATTCATCGACGCACACGGGCATCTGACCTATCTCGCCGCAACGCTGGGCTGGGCGAATCTGGCGTCACCACCGGTGGGTCCCGTGACGGATATCGCCTCACTGCAGACCACGCTGCGTGCCCATCTCGCGGCCACCGCAGCCGCACCCGGTGCCTGGGTGATCGGTCAGGGCTACGACGACTCCCTGATGGCCGAGCAGCGCCATCCGACACGCCAGGAACTGGATGCGGTCTCGAACCAACACCCCATCGCCCTGCTGCATGTGTCCGGCCATCTGCTCGCGGCAAACTCTGCCGCGCTGGCTGCCGCCGGTATCAACGCGGAAACGCCGAATCCACCCGGAGGTCACATCCGCCGGGAGGCGGGTTCGGAAACGCCCAACGGTGTGCTGGAAGAGACCGCCACCTATCCGTTGCGGGCAGTGCTGATGCAGCCGAGTGCAGATCCGCTGGCGGACCTGAGGCACGCCCTGTCGATTTACGCAAGCCACGGCATCACCACAGCCCAGGACGGTGCGATATCACCACCCGCTGTCGAACTCCTGGAAACCGCCGCCAATCTGGGCCAGCTCAGCCTTGATGTGGTCGTCTATCCGGTCGCGCAGAATCTCGAAAGTGCCGATGCCATGGCCTACCTTTTCGGCCCCTATCGCAATCGCCTTCGCTACGGCGGAGTGAAGCTGGTACTCGACGGTTCACCCCAGGGTAAGACCGCCTATCTCAGCAGGCCTTATGCAGTACCACCCCATGGCCAGAATGCCGATTACCACGGCTATCCCACCTTCCCGGCCGCCACCGTCAACGTCATGGTGGCCTCGCTGATGGAGCGGGACATTCCCGTACTTGCCCACGCCAATGGCGACGCCGCCGCGCAACAGCTCATCGATGCCGTGGCAGCGGCTCCCGGTCGAGCGGGCAGAGACCATCGCACCGTGATGATCCATGCTCAAACCGTCCGGGATGATCAGCTCGATCAGATGCTCGAACTCGGCATGATGCCGTCCTTCTTCTCTGCACACACCTTCTACTGGGGCGACTGGCACCGGGACTCGGTGCTCGGTGTGGAGCGCGCCAGCCGGATCAGCCCGACCCGCTCGAGTATCGAGCGTGGCCTGCCATTTACCGTGCACAACGATGCCCCCATCGTGCCGCCCGACATGATCCGCCTGCTCTGGGCCACCACCAACAGGATCACGCGCAGCGGACAGGTCCTTGGTGCGGATCAGCGCCTGAGCATCCATGAAGCACTCGCCGCGGTGACCCGGGACGCGGCCTATCAGTACTTCGAGGAGGATCGCAAAGGCACACTGGCTGTCGGCAAGCTGGCGGATCTGGTAATCGTCTCGGCTGACCCGCTGGCCATGGCGACCGAGGACCTGCTCGATCTCGAGATCTCAGAAACCTGGTCCCACGGCACCAGGGTTTTCGCGGGTGTGTCCGCAGGGCAGGCTCCGTAA
- a CDS encoding thiolase family protein: protein MKDVVIVDSIRTGLAKSFRGSFNLTRSDDMLAHCIDALLERNPKMSPDEVEDVVVGSASHAGEQDGNLARLAVILSKLPVTSAGMTINRFCSSGLQSIALAANQIASGQAQVAIAGGADSISMRNRQEPAKAKANKRLLEEKPDIFMAMGNTAEVVARRYQVTREAQDQYALQSQQRYAAAAEKGLIASEIAPMKATMLKVDKATGEESFVDVMVDKDECNRPTTTLEALASLAPAFEEDGSVTAGNASQLSDGASMTLLMSAERAAQLGIEPLGIFRGFTVAGCEPDEMGIGPVFAIPRLLKNAGLSLNDIDLWELNEAFASQCLYCRDALGIDNEIYNVNGGSISIGHPFGMTGSRQTGLILRELQRRKKKYGVVTMCIGGGQGAAGLFEAA from the coding sequence ATGAAAGACGTCGTAATAGTCGACAGCATCCGTACTGGTCTGGCGAAATCGTTTCGTGGCAGCTTCAATCTCACCCGTTCCGACGACATGCTGGCCCACTGCATCGATGCGCTGCTCGAGCGTAATCCGAAGATGAGCCCCGACGAGGTCGAGGATGTCGTCGTCGGCTCGGCAAGCCATGCCGGCGAACAGGATGGCAACCTGGCCCGTCTGGCGGTGATTCTCTCCAAACTGCCCGTCACCTCGGCAGGCATGACCATCAACCGCTTCTGCTCCTCCGGACTGCAGTCCATTGCACTGGCCGCCAACCAGATCGCATCGGGTCAGGCCCAGGTCGCCATCGCAGGTGGCGCCGATTCGATCTCCATGCGCAATCGACAGGAGCCGGCAAAGGCCAAGGCAAACAAACGCCTGCTCGAAGAAAAGCCCGATATTTTCATGGCCATGGGCAACACGGCGGAAGTCGTAGCCCGTCGCTATCAGGTGACCCGGGAAGCCCAGGATCAGTACGCTCTGCAGAGCCAGCAGCGCTACGCCGCGGCGGCTGAGAAGGGCCTGATTGCCAGCGAAATCGCACCGATGAAGGCCACCATGCTCAAGGTCGACAAAGCGACCGGCGAAGAGAGCTTCGTGGATGTGATGGTAGACAAGGACGAGTGCAATCGTCCGACGACCACCCTCGAAGCCCTGGCTTCCCTGGCACCGGCATTCGAAGAAGATGGCTCCGTGACCGCCGGTAACGCCTCCCAGCTCTCGGACGGCGCCTCCATGACCCTGCTGATGAGTGCCGAACGTGCCGCCCAGCTGGGCATCGAGCCACTCGGCATCTTTCGTGGATTCACCGTGGCCGGCTGTGAGCCGGACGAAATGGGCATCGGACCGGTATTCGCGATTCCCCGGCTGCTGAAGAATGCCGGACTGAGTCTGAACGATATCGATCTGTGGGAGTTGAACGAAGCTTTCGCTTCCCAGTGCCTTTACTGCCGTGATGCTCTGGGTATTGACAACGAAATTTACAATGTCAACGGCGGCAGCATCAGCATCGGCCATCCCTTCGGCATGACCGGATCGCGTCAGACCGGTCTGATACTGCGCGAGCTGCAGCGCCGCAAGAAGAAATATGGTGTGGTGACCATGTGCATCGGTGGTGGTCAGGGCGCAGCGGGCCTGTTCGAAGCAGCCTGA
- a CDS encoding acyl-CoA dehydrogenase family protein, producing MLYDNYQSPWLDDELRMLQDAARKFFEAEFAPRNEAWINQGKVDRDAWNLAGAAGLLCAEIPVQYGGAGGDYRHETVIMEEMLRAGIGGFGNQVHSAIVAPYILNYGSEAQKQRWLPKMATGEMVGAIAMTEPNTGSDLQRIRTTAIRDGDDYIINGSKTYITNGQHADMIIVVAKTDPSLGAKGISLIVVEGDAPGFQRGRNLKKLGQKAADTSELFFADCRVPVTHLLGDAEGRGFIQLMQQLPQERLNIAQAAVVQAERAIELTLDFVKERQVFGQRVLDFQNTRFKLAECKTEALIGRTFVDQCVLKLLKGELDAATASMAKYWCTQKQCDIIDECLQLHGGAGYMDEYEISRMYADARVQKIYGGTNEIMKELVGRTLG from the coding sequence ATGCTTTACGACAACTATCAGTCCCCCTGGCTCGACGACGAGCTGCGCATGCTTCAGGACGCGGCCCGGAAATTTTTCGAAGCCGAGTTCGCCCCGCGCAACGAGGCCTGGATCAATCAGGGCAAAGTGGATCGCGACGCCTGGAATCTGGCCGGTGCCGCCGGTCTGCTGTGTGCAGAGATTCCAGTGCAGTACGGTGGCGCAGGCGGTGACTACCGGCATGAGACAGTCATCATGGAGGAGATGCTCAGGGCCGGTATCGGCGGTTTCGGGAACCAGGTCCACAGCGCCATCGTGGCGCCTTACATCCTCAATTACGGCAGCGAGGCGCAGAAGCAGCGCTGGCTGCCGAAGATGGCCACCGGTGAGATGGTTGGCGCCATCGCGATGACCGAACCCAACACCGGCTCGGATCTGCAGCGCATCCGCACTACAGCCATCCGGGATGGCGACGACTACATCATCAATGGATCCAAGACCTACATCACCAATGGTCAGCACGCGGACATGATCATCGTGGTCGCTAAAACCGATCCCTCTCTGGGTGCCAAGGGCATCAGCCTCATCGTGGTGGAAGGTGATGCTCCGGGCTTTCAGCGCGGTCGCAATCTGAAGAAGCTCGGCCAGAAAGCGGCCGACACATCGGAACTGTTCTTTGCCGACTGCCGCGTGCCGGTCACTCACCTGCTCGGTGACGCCGAAGGCAGAGGCTTCATCCAGCTCATGCAGCAGCTGCCTCAGGAGCGACTCAACATTGCTCAGGCGGCCGTCGTGCAGGCTGAGCGCGCCATCGAGCTGACTCTGGATTTCGTGAAGGAGCGCCAGGTCTTCGGTCAGCGAGTACTGGATTTCCAGAACACCCGGTTCAAGCTCGCCGAGTGCAAGACTGAGGCTCTCATCGGCCGCACCTTCGTGGATCAATGCGTGCTGAAGCTGCTCAAAGGTGAACTCGATGCAGCCACCGCCTCGATGGCCAAGTACTGGTGCACCCAGAAACAGTGCGACATCATCGATGAGTGCCTGCAGCTGCATGGTGGTGCCGGCTATATGGACGAATACGAAATATCCCGCATGTATGCAGACGCACGAGTGCAGAAGATCTACGGTGGCACCAACGAAATCATGAAGGAGCTGGTCGGCCGGACCCTCGGCTGA
- a CDS encoding response regulator — protein MEGEGATLLVVDDDPEIRELTQQYLQQQGFTVHCVASGEEMDAFLKTTEVDLVVLDLMLPGEHGLSIARRLKNEGTIPIVMVSAQGDDIDRIVGLEVGADDYLAKPFNPRELLARIRAVLRRARGARTEETTGDGTVRFGAFQLDTGAHRLSREGEPVPLTSGEFDLLSILVAHPNKVLDRDRILDLLTGAERSPFDRSIDVRVTRLRSKIEPDASAPVFIKTIWGKGYMFCPDGDA, from the coding sequence ATGGAAGGAGAAGGCGCAACACTGCTCGTCGTCGACGATGATCCCGAGATCCGCGAACTCACCCAGCAGTACCTGCAGCAGCAGGGATTCACTGTGCATTGCGTGGCCAGTGGTGAAGAAATGGATGCATTCCTCAAGACCACCGAGGTAGACCTCGTGGTGCTGGATCTGATGCTGCCGGGTGAACATGGTCTCTCGATCGCACGACGACTCAAGAATGAGGGCACGATTCCGATCGTGATGGTGTCGGCCCAGGGCGATGACATCGATCGAATAGTCGGGCTCGAGGTCGGAGCAGACGACTATCTTGCCAAGCCCTTCAATCCCCGCGAACTTCTCGCGCGAATTCGTGCGGTGTTGCGGCGTGCCCGTGGGGCCCGGACTGAAGAGACCACTGGCGATGGCACCGTTCGGTTCGGGGCCTTTCAACTGGACACCGGCGCTCATCGCCTGTCCCGGGAAGGCGAACCTGTGCCCCTGACCTCGGGTGAATTTGATCTGCTTTCGATTCTGGTTGCACACCCGAACAAGGTTCTGGACAGGGACCGCATTCTCGATCTGCTGACCGGTGCGGAACGTTCACCCTTCGATCGGAGTATCGATGTACGGGTAACCCGTCTGCGCAGCAAGATCGAGCCGGACGCGTCGGCACCGGTATTCATCAAGACGATCTGGGGTAAGGGCTACATGTTCTGTCCCGACGGTGATGCCTGA
- a CDS encoding alanine/glycine:cation symporter family protein: MDIDQAIDLTMRPVADTVAGFIFFSVPAFGTEIPLIVAWLIAGGVFFTGYLRFINLRGFGHALALVRGRYAKKGDPGEISQFQALTTAVSGTVGIGNIAGVAVAITMGGPGAAFWLLVAGLLGMSTKFAECTLGVRYRRILEDGSVSGGPMYYLEHGLADLRLPRTGRVLGLFYALAMVFGCLGIGNMFQSNQAATVLIGLTGGETSFFADRAWLIGVGLALAVGLVIIGGIRSIAQTTSRLVPGMALLYMISALTILALNAEALPGALRAIWTGAFSAEGVAGGAVGALITGFRRAAFSNEAGLGSAAIAHATARTPEPASEGHVALLEPFIDTVVICSITALVIVTTVYEPGMTAVGVSGIELTTRAFASTLWWSPIPLSIAAVLFAFSTMIAWSYYGLKAFTYLVGHHRWADLGFKVFFLCFVVIGSSVQLSAVVDLSDALVFVVAIPNLVGLYLLAPLIRKELQNYEQKIS, encoded by the coding sequence ATGGACATTGACCAGGCCATCGACCTCACCATGCGCCCCGTCGCAGACACTGTGGCTGGTTTCATCTTCTTTTCCGTTCCCGCCTTCGGCACCGAGATACCCCTGATCGTTGCATGGCTCATCGCAGGCGGCGTGTTCTTCACCGGCTATCTTCGCTTCATCAACCTGCGCGGCTTCGGCCACGCCCTGGCCCTGGTGCGCGGACGCTACGCAAAGAAAGGAGATCCCGGGGAGATTTCCCAGTTCCAGGCACTCACCACGGCAGTCTCCGGAACCGTGGGTATCGGCAACATTGCCGGTGTGGCGGTGGCCATTACCATGGGCGGACCGGGTGCTGCATTCTGGCTGCTGGTGGCCGGTCTGCTCGGCATGTCCACCAAGTTCGCAGAATGCACTCTGGGTGTGCGATACCGTCGGATACTGGAAGATGGTTCGGTGTCGGGGGGCCCGATGTATTACCTGGAGCACGGTCTCGCCGATTTACGGCTGCCGCGCACCGGTCGGGTACTCGGACTGTTCTACGCGCTTGCGATGGTGTTCGGCTGCCTCGGGATCGGCAACATGTTTCAGTCAAACCAGGCGGCGACGGTTCTCATCGGGCTTACCGGCGGTGAAACCAGTTTCTTTGCCGATCGAGCCTGGCTGATCGGTGTGGGCCTTGCTCTGGCAGTCGGCCTGGTGATCATCGGCGGTATCCGTTCCATCGCTCAGACCACGTCGCGCCTGGTGCCCGGCATGGCGCTTCTCTACATGATCAGCGCGCTCACCATTCTCGCTCTCAACGCCGAAGCGCTCCCGGGTGCTCTGCGGGCCATCTGGACCGGTGCGTTTTCCGCAGAAGGTGTCGCGGGGGGTGCTGTGGGTGCGCTGATCACCGGGTTCCGCAGGGCGGCATTCTCCAATGAAGCCGGGCTGGGCTCGGCCGCTATCGCCCACGCCACAGCCAGAACTCCTGAGCCCGCCAGCGAAGGTCATGTCGCTCTGCTCGAACCCTTTATCGATACAGTGGTGATCTGTTCGATAACAGCGCTGGTCATCGTCACGACAGTCTACGAGCCCGGCATGACGGCGGTGGGCGTGAGCGGAATCGAGCTGACCACCCGGGCCTTCGCCAGTACCCTCTGGTGGTCGCCCATACCTCTGTCGATCGCCGCAGTACTGTTCGCCTTTTCCACCATGATCGCCTGGTCGTACTATGGCCTGAAGGCGTTCACCTACCTCGTGGGTCACCATCGCTGGGCCGATCTCGGCTTCAAGGTTTTTTTCCTGTGTTTCGTGGTCATCGGCAGCAGTGTGCAGCTCAGCGCTGTTGTGGACCTCTCCGATGCGCTGGTCTTCGTGGTGGCCATTCCGAATCTGGTGGGCCTGTACCTGCTGGCCCCTCTCATCCGCAAGGAGCTCCAGAACTATGAGCAGAAAATTTCTTAA
- a CDS encoding SirB2 family protein — protein MLKSFHIMLAYLTLVSFVVRGLWAIVDSPLRNEKWVRIAPHVIDTLLLTLGVTMAISIGASLTEGWLGAKLLGLLAYIGFGVVTMRAGNRGVKIASFVAALVCVGYMFAVAFTRSPWPFAA, from the coding sequence ATGTTGAAGAGCTTCCACATCATGCTGGCCTACCTCACTCTGGTGAGCTTTGTGGTGAGAGGTCTCTGGGCCATCGTGGATTCACCGCTGCGCAACGAGAAGTGGGTGCGCATAGCGCCCCACGTTATCGACACACTGCTGCTCACACTCGGTGTGACCATGGCGATCAGCATTGGTGCATCACTTACGGAAGGCTGGCTGGGCGCCAAACTGCTGGGTCTGCTGGCTTACATCGGCTTTGGTGTGGTGACCATGCGTGCGGGTAATCGCGGTGTGAAAATCGCCAGTTTCGTCGCTGCACTGGTCTGCGTCGGCTATATGTTCGCGGTGGCCTTCACCCGCTCGCCCTGGCCTTTCGCTGCCTGA
- a CDS encoding SMP-30/gluconolactonase/LRE family protein yields MTTVELVPHHTLTRGLCFGEGPRWHNGHLWCSDMHAHQVIQVSDKGAVTPVIRVENQPSGLGWLPDGSLLVVSMLDRRLLRWDGKELTEHADLSDLARWHCNDMVVDREGRAWVGNFGFDLHGGAPQAATELICVGVDGVARIVADDLVFPNGMVITPDGNTLIVAETFASRLTAFDIDARGDLQGRRLWAQLPAGAVPDGICLDSGGGIWSASPTTNECIRQEEGGLITHRVALDQGAFACMLGGQAGESLYMLTAGSSQPDECQARRSGKIEVVHAPYGRAGLP; encoded by the coding sequence ATGACCACAGTTGAGCTGGTTCCCCACCACACACTGACCCGGGGCCTGTGTTTCGGCGAAGGGCCGCGCTGGCACAACGGTCACCTCTGGTGCTCGGACATGCACGCCCACCAGGTCATCCAAGTATCCGACAAGGGTGCGGTCACCCCTGTGATCAGAGTCGAAAATCAGCCATCCGGGCTCGGCTGGCTGCCGGATGGCAGTCTGCTGGTTGTCTCGATGCTGGACCGGCGCCTGCTGCGCTGGGATGGCAAGGAGTTGACAGAACATGCCGATCTGTCGGATCTCGCCCGCTGGCACTGCAACGACATGGTGGTCGACCGCGAGGGCCGGGCCTGGGTGGGTAATTTCGGATTCGATCTGCACGGTGGCGCACCACAGGCGGCGACTGAGCTCATCTGTGTGGGCGTCGATGGGGTTGCGCGCATCGTGGCCGATGACCTGGTATTTCCAAACGGTATGGTGATCACCCCGGATGGCAATACGCTCATCGTCGCGGAAACCTTCGCCTCACGACTCACCGCCTTCGACATCGATGCCCGGGGGGATCTGCAGGGCCGCCGTCTCTGGGCTCAGCTGCCCGCCGGCGCCGTGCCCGACGGCATCTGTCTGGACAGCGGCGGCGGTATCTGGTCAGCCTCTCCGACGACAAACGAATGCATCCGACAGGAGGAAGGCGGCCTGATCACGCATCGCGTGGCACTCGACCAGGGTGCCTTCGCCTGCATGCTGGGCGGGCAGGCGGGTGAGTCGCTCTACATGTTGACCGCAGGCTCCTCGCAGCCGGACGAATGCCAGGCCCGGCGCTCGGGGAAAATCGAAGTTGTCCATGCTCCCTACGGCCGGGCCGGCCTGCCCTGA